A region of Allocoleopsis franciscana PCC 7113 DNA encodes the following proteins:
- a CDS encoding DUF1611 domain-containing protein: MRLTPNHRVAILLHEGIRGSHGKTGLTFLRYGETPIVAVIDSQCAGESLSQLTGISCDAPIVDSVTSALVYQPDVLLIGIAPSGGALPDVWWQEVKQAVAAGLSVVNGLHTQMDSDAELRGLLRPHQWIWDIRREPEGLAVGSGKARSLSCQRLLTVGTDMSVGKMSASLELHRAARFQGIRSKFLATGQAGVMIAGEGIPLDAIRVDFAAGAVEQLVMRAGDDYDLLIVEGQGSLLHPGSTATLPLMRGTQPTGLVLVHRAGQAHIRNHEHVPIPPLPEVIGLYETVARAGGAFAAVRVVAIALNTGHLDGEAAQRAIAQVQEETGLPCTDAVRFGGDSLVDAVIAE; this comes from the coding sequence GTGCGTCTAACCCCTAATCATCGTGTTGCCATTTTGCTCCATGAGGGAATTCGTGGTTCTCATGGGAAAACAGGACTGACGTTTTTACGCTATGGCGAAACCCCGATTGTCGCCGTAATTGATAGTCAGTGTGCTGGGGAGTCTTTATCTCAACTCACGGGTATCTCCTGTGATGCGCCGATTGTGGATTCAGTCACCTCCGCTTTAGTTTATCAACCGGATGTTTTGTTGATTGGCATTGCCCCCTCCGGAGGGGCGTTACCCGATGTCTGGTGGCAGGAGGTGAAGCAAGCGGTTGCGGCTGGGTTGTCGGTGGTGAATGGGTTACATACTCAGATGGACTCTGATGCTGAGTTACGCGGGTTACTGCGCCCCCATCAATGGATTTGGGATATTCGTCGGGAGCCAGAGGGATTAGCTGTAGGAAGTGGGAAGGCGCGATCGCTTTCCTGTCAGCGCCTATTGACGGTAGGGACGGATATGAGTGTGGGCAAGATGTCTGCAAGTTTGGAGTTGCATCGAGCGGCGCGGTTTCAAGGCATACGCTCCAAGTTTTTAGCCACCGGTCAAGCGGGGGTGATGATTGCCGGGGAGGGAATTCCTTTAGATGCGATACGGGTAGATTTTGCTGCCGGAGCTGTAGAGCAACTGGTGATGCGTGCTGGTGATGATTACGATTTGTTGATTGTGGAAGGGCAGGGTTCGCTGTTACATCCGGGTTCAACGGCAACCTTACCTCTGATGCGCGGAACCCAGCCAACGGGATTGGTATTAGTACATCGAGCCGGACAGGCTCATATCCGCAATCACGAGCATGTGCCGATTCCTCCCTTGCCGGAGGTGATTGGGCTGTATGAAACGGTGGCGAGGGCAGGGGGGGCCTTTGCGGCGGTGAGAGTGGTGGCGATCGCATTGAATACGGGTCATTTGGATGGGGAAGCCGCCCAACGGGCGATCGCACAGGTACAGGAAGAAACCGGATTACCTTGCACCGATGCCGTTCGGTTTGGAGGGGATTCGCTGGTGGATGCTGTTATTGCTGAGTAA
- a CDS encoding dipeptide epimerase: MHFVLETFTVHKRFPLTISRGTTSQTTNIWLRVEQQGIEGWGEASPFSIRGDDKAGISGVRQSAEELWEALQMVASRLETFSPWERQKIEQVLRETEVPSAACAAIDLALHDWMGKLTGVPLWRQWGLNRRRIVPISVTVGINSPEGARQRVRDWLPLTGGGVLKIKLGSPAGIEADREMLLAVRDEAPQAQLLVDANGGWSLEAAIQMCDWLASQGVKYVEQPLAAGEENQLPILYERSPLPIFVDESCFTSHDIPKLADRVHGINIKLMKSGGLTEAMRMVHTARACGLQVMFGCYSDSTLANTAASHLAPLADYLDLDSHLNLVDDPFTGATVQDGRLIPNDLPGLGVQYRASNP; this comes from the coding sequence ATGCATTTTGTTTTGGAAACCTTCACGGTACATAAGCGGTTCCCCTTAACCATCAGCCGGGGAACAACCTCCCAAACCACCAATATTTGGCTGAGGGTAGAGCAGCAAGGAATCGAAGGCTGGGGTGAAGCGTCTCCTTTTTCCATCCGTGGAGATGACAAGGCAGGTATCTCTGGGGTTCGGCAAAGCGCGGAGGAACTGTGGGAAGCCTTACAGATGGTTGCATCTAGGCTGGAAACGTTTAGCCCGTGGGAACGGCAGAAAATTGAACAGGTGTTAAGGGAGACAGAGGTGCCGTCTGCCGCTTGTGCGGCGATTGATTTAGCCTTGCACGATTGGATGGGGAAGTTGACAGGAGTGCCCCTATGGCGTCAGTGGGGATTGAACCGCCGTCGGATTGTGCCAATTTCGGTCACCGTTGGGATTAATTCCCCAGAAGGAGCGAGGCAGCGAGTGCGCGATTGGCTGCCGTTGACCGGTGGAGGGGTGTTGAAAATCAAACTCGGTTCTCCAGCAGGAATTGAGGCGGATCGGGAGATGCTGCTGGCGGTGCGAGACGAAGCCCCCCAAGCGCAGCTTTTGGTAGATGCTAATGGAGGTTGGAGTTTGGAGGCGGCGATACAAATGTGCGACTGGCTGGCGAGTCAGGGGGTAAAGTATGTGGAACAACCACTAGCCGCAGGGGAAGAGAACCAATTGCCGATATTGTATGAGCGATCGCCTTTACCGATTTTTGTGGATGAAAGTTGTTTCACCAGCCACGATATCCCCAAGTTAGCTGATCGGGTGCATGGGATTAACATCAAATTAATGAAGTCGGGCGGTTTAACCGAGGCGATGCGGATGGTGCATACCGCAAGGGCTTGTGGGTTACAAGTGATGTTCGGTTGCTATTCCGACAGCACCCTGGCTAATACAGCGGCATCTCACCTCGCACCGTTAGCGGATTATTTGGATTTAGACAGTCATCTAAACTTAGTGGATGACCCCTTTACAGGAGCAACCGTGCAAGATGGGCGTCTGATTCCTAACGATTTACCAGGACTGGGAGTGCAATATCGTGCGTCTAACCCCTAA
- a CDS encoding NUDIX hydrolase, whose product MTSIQPWKILNSQLVLNNPWCKVRRDEVELPSGQVIDDFFVNVRPDIVLILAVTQQQEIVFVRQYRHGVQDILLELPGGGFHPQRETSLSAAHRELEEETGYVAEQMRLLATLYDNPVKDTNKIHLFLAENAHPSSIQQLDVTEEVEIVLVPIKEVLGKISTGEICVCGTVTALFLGLNVLASSSFPGNSP is encoded by the coding sequence ATGACTTCTATACAGCCTTGGAAAATTCTCAACTCACAGCTTGTCTTAAACAACCCATGGTGTAAAGTCAGGCGAGATGAGGTCGAGTTACCCAGTGGTCAAGTCATTGATGACTTTTTTGTCAATGTTAGACCCGATATCGTTCTCATCCTTGCAGTAACTCAGCAGCAAGAGATTGTGTTTGTGCGTCAATACCGTCATGGTGTCCAGGATATTTTATTAGAACTTCCTGGCGGTGGCTTTCACCCACAACGAGAGACGAGTCTGTCAGCGGCACATCGAGAACTCGAAGAGGAAACCGGATATGTGGCTGAACAAATGAGGCTTCTGGCAACTTTATATGATAATCCGGTCAAGGATACCAATAAAATTCATTTATTTTTGGCAGAAAATGCCCATCCCTCCAGTATTCAACAGCTCGATGTTACCGAAGAAGTTGAAATTGTCCTAGTCCCTATTAAAGAGGTTTTAGGCAAAATCTCAACGGGAGAAATTTGCGTTTGTGGCACGGTTACGGCTTTATTTTTAGGGTTAAACGTTCTGGCTTCGTCGTCCTTTCCTGGTAATAGTCCCTAA
- a CDS encoding DUF6464 family protein, translating to MLDTILIFVLGLTPPILSLWMMRRAKERMEARLLAVRQQSFVRVPPRNHLPPDQYYLDGVGYLIGDITCQFNARSAYIRCAINPSGPCEQCCHYQPKEEILEN from the coding sequence ATGTTAGATACCATCTTAATTTTTGTCTTGGGTTTGACACCACCAATCCTTTCTCTGTGGATGATGCGAAGAGCAAAGGAACGGATGGAAGCAAGGCTTTTAGCCGTGAGGCAACAGTCTTTTGTCAGGGTACCACCCAGAAACCACCTGCCTCCAGATCAATATTACCTTGACGGTGTTGGCTATTTAATTGGTGATATTACCTGCCAATTCAACGCCCGTTCAGCTTACATCCGATGTGCAATTAACCCATCCGGTCCCTGTGAACAGTGTTGTCATTATCAACCCAAAGAAGAAATATTAGAGAATTAA
- the speD gene encoding adenosylmethionine decarboxylase yields MKQVGTHLVVDAWGAPEDLLNDPEGIRRAIMDAIEAGEATLIDLCVHQFSPHGVTATATLAESHIAIHTWPEHGYFAADLFFCGRGKPAEAMKLLQTALKAKQVRQREIPRGFDTAAHSNGRLEDLAYQTIG; encoded by the coding sequence ATGAAACAAGTGGGAACTCATCTGGTCGTTGACGCATGGGGAGCACCGGAAGACCTTCTCAATGACCCTGAGGGAATTCGCCGCGCCATTATGGATGCAATTGAAGCTGGAGAAGCTACCCTTATCGATTTGTGTGTACACCAGTTTAGTCCCCACGGAGTGACAGCAACGGCAACATTGGCAGAGTCTCATATCGCTATCCACACTTGGCCTGAACACGGCTATTTTGCAGCTGATTTATTCTTTTGCGGTCGTGGCAAGCCAGCGGAGGCAATGAAACTTCTACAAACAGCGCTGAAAGCCAAGCAAGTCAGGCAGAGAGAAATCCCCCGTGGCTTTGATACAGCCGCACACAGCAATGGGCGATTGGAAGATCTTGCTTACCAGACGATTGGGTAA
- a CDS encoding zinc-dependent alcohol dehydrogenase has product MLAALLYGQEDLRLEEVAIPTPAAGEVVIKVGTATTCGTDLKVWRRGGHARMLKPPTLFGHEVVGEIVATGVGVTGWNIGDRVVANNSAPCMSCFFCQRREYSLCPNLLFNNGTFAEYLKIPAPIVQHNLLAVPPDLPNALAAMTEPLACVLHGISCSNVQAGDRVVVIGDGAIGLMFVAVLAHQCGSQVFLFGGNDSRLQIGEQLGASRTFNYHQLSDVPAQVGDLTQGWGADVVIEATGIPAVWEIAIACGRPGGTINLFGGCPRDTTITVSTEQLHYNALTLKGVFHNTPAHVRQALELLASRVIPFEQLITDYRPLKDLEQALEEMKNRKAIKVAIEPGRP; this is encoded by the coding sequence TTGCTCGCTGCATTACTCTACGGTCAGGAAGATTTACGTTTGGAAGAGGTTGCCATACCCACCCCGGCGGCGGGTGAAGTTGTGATTAAAGTAGGCACCGCCACCACCTGTGGCACTGACTTGAAAGTTTGGCGGCGTGGGGGTCATGCCAGAATGTTAAAACCACCGACCTTATTTGGTCATGAGGTGGTGGGTGAAATTGTCGCCACAGGCGTTGGGGTGACAGGATGGAATATCGGCGATCGCGTCGTGGCGAACAACTCCGCCCCCTGTATGTCCTGCTTTTTTTGCCAGCGTCGCGAGTATTCTTTGTGTCCCAACTTGCTATTCAACAACGGCACGTTTGCTGAGTATCTCAAAATCCCAGCCCCTATCGTGCAACACAACCTGTTAGCCGTCCCTCCCGATTTACCCAACGCCCTAGCCGCGATGACGGAACCCTTGGCTTGTGTCCTGCATGGGATATCCTGTTCTAATGTCCAAGCAGGCGATCGGGTTGTGGTGATTGGAGATGGTGCCATTGGGCTGATGTTCGTGGCGGTACTCGCCCATCAGTGTGGTAGCCAAGTGTTTCTGTTTGGGGGAAATGACAGCCGATTGCAAATTGGGGAACAATTAGGGGCATCTAGGACGTTTAATTATCATCAGTTGTCGGATGTACCCGCACAGGTGGGAGACTTAACCCAAGGATGGGGGGCGGATGTGGTGATTGAAGCGACAGGTATTCCAGCCGTGTGGGAAATTGCGATCGCTTGTGGTCGTCCGGGTGGCACCATTAACCTATTTGGTGGCTGTCCTCGCGATACCACCATTACTGTGAGTACCGAACAGTTACATTACAACGCCCTAACTCTCAAAGGAGTGTTCCACAATACACCCGCCCATGTGCGCCAAGCCTTGGAGTTGTTGGCAAGTCGAGTCATCCCCTTTGAACAGCTAATCACAGACTATCGACCACTCAAAGATTTGGAGCAAGCGCTGGAAGAGATGAAAAATCGTAAAGCCATTAAGGTGGCTATTGAACCGGGGAGGCCGTGA
- a CDS encoding response regulator yields MPTETLTILLVEDNPQDACLVQEMLQAAKTFPFQLIQVSRLEEALTCLSRSSSISVILLDWSLPDAQGAGMITQLRRVSLDTPILVINDWEDEAIALQALQTGAQDYLVKHQTDSKRLVRSIRHAIAREKANLSKRCVSHIRTQQEQSLRESEAKFRTLYESTSTAVILLDEKGIFDGNSAALRLFGCTHREQLCGEGEPMESGRVGESIHRQGREEVGNFPCSQSRYHPVVASSLLKSCVPLIGFSPAVQPNGEDSYSLANEYITKAIAQGSCRFDWMYCKQNGEEFPAEVTLTRIELGKRKILQATIYDISDRKATERQLLQAKEAAEAGSRAKSEFLAMMSHELRTPLNAVLGLSQLMRQEIFGTLNEKQKEYVSCIQSSGEHLLALINDILDLSKVEAGKEQLTFVPLDIQDLCDYCLAMVREQAHEQGLKLKLQIDPQARILIADERRCKQMLLNLLSNAVKFTPMGEVLLSVTKRPISSSVSGIAESTSVQEICFTVKDTGIGIASHHLPLLFEPFRQLDSGLNRQFTGTGLGLALTRSLARLHGGEVIVQSNLGEGSQFTLCLPDRLLEECILPSLPQDPGVIQGQSCPLWAKSRILLVETDERSALILKDYLQVIGHRVEHLIDGQDFLHKVRQFKPSLILMDVQLRGEYTGFDLLAALRREPDTKNLKVVMVTAMAMAGDRERCLEAGANEYLSKPIGIAQLEAILMRFL; encoded by the coding sequence ATGCCGACTGAAACCCTCACGATTTTGCTGGTAGAGGATAACCCCCAAGATGCTTGTCTTGTGCAAGAAATGTTACAAGCAGCTAAGACATTCCCCTTTCAACTGATACAGGTTTCGAGACTGGAAGAAGCTTTAACTTGCCTGAGCCGAAGCTCATCAATTTCGGTAATCTTGTTAGATTGGTCACTGCCAGATGCCCAAGGAGCAGGCATGATCACGCAGTTGCGCCGAGTGTCGCTGGATACCCCAATTTTGGTGATCAATGACTGGGAGGATGAAGCAATTGCGCTTCAAGCTTTACAAACAGGTGCCCAGGATTACTTAGTCAAACATCAAACGGACTCGAAGCGACTGGTGCGCTCCATCCGCCATGCGATCGCCAGAGAGAAGGCGAATCTCTCCAAGCGGTGTGTTTCCCATATCCGTACACAGCAGGAGCAATCGTTACGAGAGTCGGAGGCTAAGTTTCGCACGCTGTATGAATCAACGAGTACGGCGGTGATTTTGCTGGATGAAAAGGGAATTTTTGATGGCAATAGTGCCGCCTTACGTCTTTTTGGTTGTACCCATCGCGAACAGCTTTGTGGCGAAGGCGAACCGATGGAAAGTGGGAGAGTGGGAGAAAGCATACACAGGCAGGGACGTGAAGAGGTAGGGAATTTTCCATGCTCTCAGTCACGGTATCACCCTGTCGTTGCCTCCTCTCTCCTCAAGTCCTGTGTTCCCCTGATTGGCTTTTCACCTGCCGTGCAGCCCAACGGTGAAGATTCATACTCCCTGGCTAATGAGTATATAACGAAGGCGATCGCTCAGGGCAGTTGCCGATTTGACTGGATGTACTGCAAACAGAATGGAGAAGAGTTTCCCGCCGAGGTAACATTGACCCGAATTGAGCTGGGGAAGCGCAAAATACTGCAAGCTACAATCTACGATATTAGCGATCGCAAAGCCACGGAAAGACAGTTACTCCAAGCCAAAGAAGCCGCAGAAGCCGGAAGTCGTGCTAAAAGTGAGTTTCTCGCCATGATGAGCCACGAACTGCGAACCCCGCTCAATGCCGTGCTAGGACTTTCCCAATTGATGCGCCAAGAAATCTTCGGCACGCTGAATGAAAAGCAAAAAGAATATGTGAGCTGTATACAGAGTAGTGGGGAACATTTGCTGGCGCTGATTAACGATATTCTCGACCTCTCGAAGGTGGAAGCCGGTAAAGAGCAACTCACGTTTGTGCCATTGGATATCCAGGATTTGTGCGACTACTGCCTAGCCATGGTACGGGAGCAAGCTCATGAGCAAGGGTTAAAACTAAAGCTGCAAATCGATCCGCAAGCCCGAATTCTGATTGCGGATGAGCGACGCTGCAAGCAAATGTTGCTCAATCTCCTATCCAATGCGGTGAAATTTACACCCATGGGTGAAGTTTTATTAAGTGTGACCAAACGACCCATTAGCAGTAGCGTAAGCGGCATAGCGGAGTCTACGAGTGTCCAGGAGATTTGCTTTACCGTCAAAGATACAGGGATTGGGATTGCCTCCCATCATCTCCCTCTGTTGTTTGAGCCATTTCGCCAATTAGATAGTGGCCTAAATCGGCAGTTTACTGGCACCGGTTTGGGGTTGGCTCTCACCCGCAGTTTGGCACGGTTACATGGGGGGGAGGTTATCGTCCAATCCAACCTCGGCGAGGGGAGTCAATTTACCCTGTGTCTGCCAGATCGGCTTCTAGAAGAATGTATTCTGCCCTCATTGCCCCAAGATCCAGGAGTTATTCAAGGACAAAGCTGTCCCCTGTGGGCGAAATCCCGTATTCTTTTGGTTGAAACGGATGAGCGTAGCGCCTTGATATTGAAAGACTACCTTCAGGTCATTGGTCACAGAGTTGAGCATTTAATCGATGGTCAAGACTTTTTGCACAAGGTGCGGCAGTTCAAGCCCAGCTTAATTTTGATGGATGTGCAGCTTAGGGGGGAGTATACAGGATTTGATTTATTAGCTGCACTCCGCCGAGAACCCGACACAAAGAACCTGAAAGTGGTGATGGTGACAGCCATGGCGATGGCCGGCGATCGCGAACGTTGTTTAGAGGCCGGTGCGAATGAATATCTCAGTAAGCCCATTGGTATTGCACAATTAGAGGCGATCTTGATGCGCTTCCTTTAA
- a CDS encoding Na+/H+ antiporter, whose translation MAIEALAEHNAIEANLRQFLLVLSVSLSVATLPQVISWFRHIPYTLLLVIVGLGLALVDVRLVNLSPELILSIFLPPLLFEAAWNLKWSGLKENLVPISLFAILGVMISVVGVAFGVNQLVGVSLPTALLLGATLSATDPVSVIALFRELGAPKRLTTLMEGESLFNDGVAVVAFSLLVGIPLGIEQFDLQLSIIRFFVFVGIGLGVGGLIGFGISYLTQRFDLPLVEQSLTLVSAYGAYIITEEFGGSGVIGVVTCGLILGNFGSRIGMNPRTRVIVTEFWEFLAFFVNSIVFLLIGDQIRFASLGENLDSIAVTIAAVIVTRAIAIYSLGSLSNWLVKSEINWREQTVLWWGGLRGSVSIALALSLPTALQGREEIIATVFGVVLFTLLVQGLTTKTLLERLNLLGNEPLRQKYTEALARRAALLRVLDRLKQVDKRPEIEPEFYRYQTALVKGQLDSLQAEINQLKREYPQMQEYAIEQLRDELLAIEADTYAEFVRAGQLNNELSPFLQEVLQSEE comes from the coding sequence ATGGCGATAGAAGCCCTTGCGGAACACAATGCAATAGAAGCCAATCTCAGGCAATTCCTGCTCGTGCTTTCCGTTTCTCTTAGTGTTGCCACGCTACCACAAGTGATTAGCTGGTTTCGTCACATCCCCTACACCTTGCTATTGGTGATTGTTGGTTTGGGTTTGGCATTAGTCGATGTACGGCTGGTGAACCTCTCCCCGGAACTCATTTTGTCAATTTTCTTACCCCCCCTATTATTTGAAGCCGCGTGGAATTTGAAATGGTCGGGTTTGAAGGAAAATTTAGTCCCGATTAGTTTATTTGCCATCTTGGGGGTGATGATTTCTGTGGTGGGTGTAGCCTTTGGCGTCAATCAATTGGTTGGCGTATCACTCCCAACGGCGTTGTTACTGGGTGCAACCCTCTCAGCAACCGACCCCGTTTCTGTCATTGCCCTGTTCCGGGAACTCGGCGCACCCAAACGTCTCACGACATTGATGGAAGGTGAGAGTCTGTTCAATGATGGTGTAGCGGTTGTCGCCTTTAGCTTGTTGGTAGGGATTCCGTTGGGAATCGAACAATTCGATCTTCAACTCAGCATTATTCGATTTTTTGTCTTTGTTGGCATTGGTTTGGGAGTCGGAGGGTTAATTGGTTTTGGCATCTCCTATCTCACCCAGCGCTTTGACTTGCCGTTAGTCGAACAGTCGTTAACCCTCGTTTCTGCCTATGGTGCCTATATTATTACAGAAGAATTCGGGGGATCTGGGGTCATTGGGGTCGTGACTTGCGGCTTAATCTTAGGTAACTTTGGCTCTCGAATTGGCATGAACCCGCGAACACGGGTGATCGTCACGGAGTTCTGGGAATTCCTAGCTTTTTTTGTGAATTCAATTGTCTTTTTACTGATTGGCGATCAGATTCGCTTTGCCAGTTTGGGAGAGAATTTGGATTCGATTGCTGTAACGATCGCAGCGGTTATTGTCACGAGAGCGATCGCGATTTATAGCTTAGGCAGCTTGAGTAACTGGCTTGTCAAATCTGAAATTAATTGGCGAGAACAAACCGTTCTGTGGTGGGGTGGCTTAAGGGGTTCAGTGTCCATCGCCCTCGCGTTGAGTCTACCCACCGCTTTACAGGGACGAGAAGAGATTATTGCCACGGTGTTTGGTGTAGTGCTGTTTACCTTGCTCGTACAGGGTTTAACCACTAAGACGTTGCTAGAACGATTGAATCTTTTAGGGAATGAACCCCTACGCCAAAAGTATACAGAAGCGCTCGCACGTCGAGCGGCTCTGTTGCGCGTCCTCGATCGTCTCAAGCAGGTAGACAAACGCCCAGAAATTGAGCCAGAGTTTTATCGCTATCAAACGGCTTTAGTGAAAGGGCAACTGGATAGCTTGCAAGCAGAAATTAACCAGTTAAAGCGAGAATATCCTCAAATGCAGGAATATGCCATTGAACAGTTACGAGACGAACTGCTAGCAATCGAAGCCGATACCTACGCCGAATTTGTTCGGGCCGGTCAACTAAACAACGAACTCTCACCTTTTTTGCAGGAAGTTCTCCAATCTGAGGAGTAG
- a CDS encoding carboxypeptidase M32 translates to MQTIEKTEPKLLELKARLAEIHDIEAAASLLYWDQATYMPPGGAAARGRQLATLQQISHSKFTDPAVGELLEDLRPYEESLAYDSDEASLIRVARRNYEIAVRVPAKFMAQLSMHRTQTYEAWVVARPTNSFATVEPYLEKTLDLSRELANFFPGYEHIADPLIDFADYGMKASFLRSLFADLRNELVPIVEAITSQPPINDSCLHQLYPEAQQLDFTLKILEQLGYDFHRGRQDKTHHPFMTNFSIGDVRITTRVYENDLGQALFSTIHEMGHALYEQGINLEYEGTPLAAGTSSGVHESQSRLWENLVGRSLGFWNYYYPQLQAAFPAQLGEISLDTFYRAINKVGRSLIRTDADEVTYNLHVMIRFDLELQMLEGSLDVKDLPEAWNERYRSDLGIIPKTDTDGVLQDVHWYTGQIGGMFQGYTLGNLLSAQFFEAAILDHPEILIDIEQGQCITLHNWLKDKIYQHGCKYTATELIRGVTGASLRIEPFIRYIRRKYGQLYTL, encoded by the coding sequence ATGCAGACTATCGAAAAGACCGAACCGAAACTCTTAGAACTCAAAGCACGCCTCGCCGAAATCCATGATATTGAAGCAGCAGCTTCTCTACTTTACTGGGATCAGGCAACTTATATGCCTCCTGGAGGGGCGGCAGCTCGTGGACGCCAGCTAGCCACGTTGCAACAAATTTCCCACAGTAAATTTACTGATCCGGCGGTGGGCGAACTGCTGGAAGATTTGCGCCCCTACGAAGAAAGTTTAGCCTACGATTCGGATGAAGCGAGCCTGATCCGCGTCGCTCGACGCAATTACGAAATCGCGGTGCGGGTGCCAGCGAAATTTATGGCACAACTCTCGATGCATCGGACACAAACTTACGAAGCTTGGGTGGTAGCGCGACCCACGAATAGTTTTGCGACGGTAGAACCTTACCTGGAAAAAACTCTGGACTTGAGCCGCGAGTTGGCTAACTTTTTCCCTGGGTACGAACATATCGCCGATCCCCTGATTGACTTTGCTGACTACGGCATGAAGGCATCGTTTTTGCGATCGCTGTTTGCCGATTTGCGAAACGAACTCGTACCCATTGTGGAAGCGATTACGTCCCAACCCCCTATTAATGATAGCTGTTTACATCAGTTATACCCAGAAGCTCAACAGTTAGATTTTACGCTCAAGATACTTGAACAGTTGGGTTATGACTTTCATCGGGGGCGTCAAGACAAAACTCACCACCCGTTTATGACCAACTTCTCCATTGGCGACGTGCGAATTACCACCCGCGTCTATGAGAACGACCTAGGTCAAGCGTTGTTTAGTACAATCCACGAGATGGGTCATGCTCTCTACGAGCAAGGCATCAACCTGGAGTATGAAGGCACACCCTTAGCGGCGGGGACATCCTCCGGCGTCCACGAGAGCCAATCCCGACTATGGGAAAATCTAGTGGGACGGAGTCTAGGGTTCTGGAACTATTATTATCCCCAGTTGCAGGCTGCTTTTCCCGCTCAGTTGGGTGAGATTTCCCTGGATACATTTTACCGGGCGATTAATAAAGTGGGGCGATCGCTGATTCGGACTGACGCCGATGAAGTCACGTACAATCTCCACGTCATGATTCGCTTCGACTTAGAATTACAAATGCTGGAAGGGAGTCTGGACGTGAAAGACCTTCCCGAAGCTTGGAACGAACGCTACCGCTCCGATTTGGGGATTATCCCAAAAACGGATACCGATGGTGTATTACAGGACGTTCATTGGTACACGGGTCAAATTGGTGGGATGTTTCAAGGCTACACCCTAGGTAATTTACTCAGCGCTCAGTTTTTTGAGGCCGCCATCCTTGACCATCCAGAAATCTTAATAGACATAGAGCAAGGACAGTGTATTACACTACATAATTGGTTGAAAGATAAAATCTATCAACACGGTTGCAAATATACAGCCACTGAACTGATCAGGGGCGTGACCGGTGCGTCTTTACGCATCGAACCATTTATTCGTTATATCCGACGAAAGTATGGACAACTTTACACCCTCTGA